The Clarias gariepinus isolate MV-2021 ecotype Netherlands chromosome 3, CGAR_prim_01v2, whole genome shotgun sequence DNA window TTATGAAATCTATTTTATCTCTGCACCAGTGTTGTTGTAAAGAATTGTGAATTGTTTGCCCAATACAGGGCtcaaatctctctcttttttcatcATCCTGCTCACCAGCAGATAAGACATGATACTCTACACACAAAAACCCAACAATGTCCTGACCAAGCTTATAACGAACCTGCAACATTAAAAAGAATTAATCAGTTTATGTCAATTTCCATTCCCTCTGTGGATTGAAATGCCAGTATACTGCTAGAAAAGTATTTTAGCAAATACAGGATTAAATTACAATACACTTATCCTAGCGATGCATTAGtgtcccaggaacttctttactGGAACGGTTCtttaatgaaaggaaaaaatatatataatgatctGGTTGGATTACCAATGTCATTCTGTTTTTGCAGGCCAATGTAAGATCTTATACTGCCCACCACACTGCTTGTCAAgcagttattgccacatcccctgtacagtcctgaccctgctccaaaccatttccacatgtttgggcaatTAAAAGAGTTTCTGGGAGGTTACTATCATTGCTACAgcttactgagaaaactttctccattgatgttatttaatgcacaagtaaaacattgcggtaagtgcattagtgtagctgaTCTAACTCTTTTTATTACAAACattgattaaaaaacattataaatgaataaataaatgaattcttAGTAGGGATGCTAGGTAACATTAGGCTGATGTTTGCTAGCTggtataatatttttatgtgtaGCAGTGTAGAAAACCGTCTGGATAAAAAGGAGCGTTGCATCAGGAAAGGGCATAccgcataaaacctgtgccaaactgTGTGTGGATTGAATACATAAAAAGGATAGCAATtgcttaaatcatttaaattttttttttctcattaatgaaAAGACAGAATtgacagaattgttgacatttttgcagatttattaaaaaagaaaaactgaaatatcacatggtcctaagtattcagaccctttgctgtgacacttatactgtatatttaactcaggtgctgtccatttcttctgatcatccttgagatagttctacaccttcatttgCTTAATTATACTGATTTTGATTATACTGTTTGGGACGACAAGAATGGCCAAATGGCCGTGTATAAGACCAAAATagtgcttctactaaatactgcAAAGGGACAAAGGGTCTAaatacttaggcccatgtgatatttcagtttttcttttttaataaacctgCAAAAATGTccacaattctgtgtttttctggcAATATGGgttgctgtgtgtacattaattaggtaataaaaaaaaatattttagaaaatagcTGCAACATAACAAAGAGTGaagaatgtatatatatatataaaaatcaggaacgatcatggagttagaaagtgctcccaaacttttgaacggtagtgtatatatacactaccgttcaaaaggtTGGGAGCACTTTCTAACTctatgatcgttcctgatttttacttctttctacattgtaaaggaatgctgaaggtgtccaaaaaatgcattaatctcccttgaacagttgatattgagatgtgtctgctacttatgctctgtaaagacttcataacgcctctaatctgggatgctgttaattggtcatttttcaggctgataattctaaataaacttctcgtctgtggcagaggtaggttaaggtctcgccctcctgggatggccttcacgagagccagtttcattatggtgcttgacggattttgcaaatgcacttgacaatactgttcttacagaaaggctgacctctgtgtcttaaaataacaactcactgttgtttttgttgttgttacgtaattacctaattccatatgtgttattttatagttttgaaatccctagtattgttgtagaatgtagaaaataaatcaccaaaCAAAAACGAAGAAAGTGACCCAAAACTTTTGTacggtagtatatatatatatatatatatactaccgtACAAAAGTTTTGGGTcactatatataatttttatgtatccAATTCACACACAGCtttgcagattaagctaattggcattctcaaattgcttgtagtgtgtctgtgtgtgtgtgtgtgtgccctgggatagattggtaccctgtccagggtgtaccctgtctcgtgccctaagcttcCTGTGATAGGATCCaggctccccgcgaccctgaatacaggataaagtggtataagcgatgagtgagtgagtgataaaagAACTATAAATGTATGCCAGTACAGGACAAACATTGCACAGTTTCTGTATGTATTCCAGTAAAATCTATGTCCAGAGGTTAGAGAATTTGGTGTCCATTTTAGAAACACTGGGTGCGAGACAGGACAATTTAACCCAAGCTGTGTCATAGGGCCAATTTAGTGTAGATAATCATGCAGATAAGCATGTTTTTGGAAGTTGGACTAACCAGAGAGTCCAGAGAATGTGCAAAATTACGAGTCAAAATTATCATTATATAGCAAGCTAACAAAGATGTTTTCTGTGTCACATGTTGTATCCAAATCTGAACcgctccctcacacacacacacacacacacacacacacacacacacacacacacacacacacaaacacaactgcacaGAAATTGtgttgcatactgtatatttaggtaTTCCCCcttttttacttaacattttgttaaataaaaccaCATTAAGGGATCTTTTTACCAGTCAAAAAGAGTCTCCTTTAAGCTCAGGGAGTCCCACACAAGGTGAaatttgttgttgctcttgtttgcacatttgcatgtacacttaatgttgtctgtaaaaaataaattaataaattaaaaaaaaactgtagatagtcttccttagctaGAAGCTTAACTTCTGGTTAAAGTgtcaataaagcctacttgaacttgaacttgaaatgttttaataaagtatTCTGGAGCCATATGCTTCTCAAACTGGGGTTTGTGATGTCTATCCGGTGGTGGTGGAGATTACTATCAATAGACACAGAACACAGATCattcaaaacattaaaattaaaaccacctagTCTTTTGAGTTTCCTTTTGCCACCAAAGCAACTCTGGGCCCTCAGGACATCGCTCTGCAAGGCCTCAGTGCTTTGGTGTCTGACCCCAGAACATTGCGGCGGATCCTTTTGATGCTGTGAGTTGTGAGGTGGGGCCTCCATAGATCAAAATCATggtctggtgcatcccatgggtgttCAGTTGATGATCGAGTTTGGAGGACGGATCAGTAGCCTTGAGGTCTTAGTCTGCTTGGCCCGTGCGTGGCAGACTGTGGTGCACTTGGTGTTTtggcctttctatcatggccagcatttactttttttatgtgtctgtatgtttttatcggtctgtgtgtatgcagtttgcaagttctctccacgtttgctgggtttccttcaggtactccagtttcctcactcagtccaaagacatgcagattagactaattgatgttcccaaattgccagtagtatGTGAATGAACATGTGAATGTTGTGCGGAGGTCCCACCATGGACATAAAATGGGACCATGAATAAAATGGTCACCCTTGGCCTCCACTGTCTCTAGTTGGGCTACAGAATTACATGAATCctacatggatggatggagtgtAAGTTATAAATGTTATAGATGTTTTATGAAGCCAAGTCACCTGAAACAGGTTGAAACGGGTTTAACAAATGAAACAGGTTTATCTAAAAAATCTAGTGTTATCTAGTGTGTTAATTTTAATCTGTCCGTGATTGTAATAAAACAAGAggtgttaatattatatttaatatatagataagtgaaaacaattaaaaagctTGTAGAGTGCTAAtaatcagtttatatatataaactgattattagtttttttatatatatatatatatatatataaacgtttactgaaaaaatatttgactCTGAACAGGATCCCTGGTGTAGAAGGAATCAATTACCCATAGTGCACTGTGCTGATTGTAGGGAATAGGGATTAAGGATCCATTTCGAACACAGCACCGTTGTGCTAAAAAATTCCCGGCCTCCGCACCCTAGAAAATGGCTGATTCTTTGCGGAGTATGCGAGTCGATTTGAGACACATTCCGTCATAATGGGAAAGTAGTAACATAGAAAGCGGAAGATGAcggtgatctttttttttcttttttttacagcgCTGTCACTGGAATCCTCCAATCATCGGTTAGGAGTCTTGTCACGTGTAGTATATCTAGCCAATCTGCGTTCAGTATCTGGTCCGCTACGCTTTTTGACGTTTTATTGATTTGGTCTGAACACACTGGCGGGAGAGACGGAGAAAGAAGCACAAGGTTTTATTGTTAGTCCGTGATTAGCAGCAGGGGTCACTAAATATAcatctatatataaatatactttttgcatttttttaaaaaaagaaaagaggcaCGAAGCAACAAGAGGGctggcttttatttttattttttttgatagaAGTCGCCCGCGGAAATTCACCTGGTGTTACTAGAATAATTAAAGCTAGTCTGGGGTagctaacattttatttttgggcctattgtttgttaataaattaaaaatatatagaaaaatattacaaaaacaattctataaaaatctattcttatttttcttctttggaATTTTGCGACAGTTTGCGACATATATTTGCTTATCGACTTGCTAGCTGTTCAGAGGCTAATGGCGAAGGTTCAGGTGTTAAACGTTGCTGTTTTGGACAACCCGAGTCCCTTCGGGAATCCATTTCAATTTGAGATCACGTTCGAGTGCATGGAGGATCTTcctgaaggtaaaaaaaatattttacataaagagaaaaaaattcgTAGACTTAGCATTAGCCAAAGCGGGTTCTCTTCGTGACGTCATTATGGCGGGACGGGGCGCGAGCGGTGCTCAGTTTGCgtttttttattgtctaaaGCCTGACATTTTGTTCACTGTTTAAAGTGTAAAGCTCGTCATTTTACATTTGAATGGAGTCATTTAGGCATCCCATATATGCGTGAAATAGTAACTAGAAGATACAAATAGAATTTTAAACTGCATTGTAGTATAAAATTACTCTTTTCCAAAACATAATTGATGTTTGGTGTCGTGCTGTTTTTTCTAGCATTGGTTTAAGCCTTTACGTACGTTATTGCAGAtcgtatataaaaataaagatccaTTAATGAAGCAATATAATTTACTCAACTTACttgcaattaaaaataataataaccggAAGAAGTAAGTCAGACGCTCTTCCTGtttgtgtaatatgtgtgtgggtgtatatatatatatatatatatatatatatatatatatatatagagagagagagagagagactataaaatgtttaaaacaccTAACATCTTACTCAAtcattatctatactgctttatcctgtatacagggtcaaaTGTAGGGGGCGGATCTGTAGCCTATCCCACGAGACCTAGGGAACTAGgtagggtacaacctggacgtgttgccaatctattgcaggctACACACtcctggcaatttgggaatgccaattagcctaatctgcatgtcttttgactctGGGAGGAAAATCAAGTACCCGGAGAACATAGACTTAGAGGCGGGAATCCAACCTGGACGTCGTGCTATGcattaagccactgtgctgccaacAATGTCTTATCACAACGTGTGCACGCACTTGAATGTGGTGTAATCATTAGACAAGCATTTGTATTTTCCTACACAGGCAGATTTAGGGTCAGGTTTTTGAACCACAAGCAAGACGACGTATCTTCTCGAGATGGcgactttctctttttttttaaataatttttttcccagattttctccctaatttagtcatggccaattcctccccgtcactaggggcctcccacattaagactactactaccattcagctgGGAGGggcaaagactatcacgtgtttcctctgaaacGCGTGGCGCCAGTCGACCGCATTTTtccgaactgcttgctcacgcactgttaggggcggagtaacacactcggagaaaAACGCTATCCGCCCCTTCCACGCccttgattggctgtagagccgtgattaatgtgggagcacaaagtacctcccATCCCTCccatcagctctctctagacctccggctgtgagaggtaatagcatcacctggggatcgaaccagcgatctctggattatatggcgagcactttaccactgtgccactcggagGCTGAGATGGCGACTTTTAATCCCACAGAAGGactattctttttctttctgtcagtCGCAGCATTGCTAGACACTCGCGGGTGTAGGGTAGGTCTAATAGGAATGGGAATTACCAGGGAGCGATCGATATGATATTTTCGtgatacctaggtgccgattCAGTTTGTATTGCACTTGCACAAGTATCACGTTTTTACAAATATCTTGTGAAGATATGAATGagtttttattagattttgttacaattctaaacaaacgtGCCAAATAATTTGCTTCTCACACAGGAAACTGTACTGCTTGCCtaagtactgtataaatacttttgagtgcaccacctgcagtCTAATAAAGGAACTGCAGCATTTTACTACCTTGAATGCATAGGaactaaatttaataataataattttaaaaatcttttagaTCTTGAGTGGAAGATCATATATGTGGGCTCAGCTGAGAGCGAGGAGTATGACCAGACCCTGGACTCAGTCCTGGTGGGGCCTGTTCCTGCAGGGAGACACATGTTCGTCTTCCAGGTCAGTCAGTCAAGCTGATTTAACTTTtcttgatttgtttatttactattttattcattatcaATAAAAACCTCAACCTGCTGCAGTTTGGGCAGAATCTTCAATAAATTTTAAGATGAATAAactgttgtgttgtgtgtttttgtgtaacagGCAGATGCTCCGAATACAGGCCTGATCCCTGAGAGTGATGCCGTGGGTGTCACTGTCGTCCTGATTACCTGCACATACAGAGGACAGGAGTTTATTCGCATTGGGTATTATGTCAACAACGAGTACACGGACGCTGAACTCCGGGAAAACCCGCCTCTTAAACCTGACTACTCGCAGGTGAGGAAACTAAAGCAAGAGCACAAATTTTTGTCACATGCCTGTGGGGTTTATTCCTGGTTTTCTGGTTTACACCTTTACATAAATTCatagaatttaacatttaacttaaaattgtatttttaatgtacattttaaagcaatatTTTATTGAGCAGTAAGTATCTCTGGCATCGATCATAgtaatttttctaaaaaaaaaaaacttggcaaataatttgctcctacccACAGGATGTGTTTGTGTTGCACCACCCAAAAGCTCGTGCACTTGCCACAGAATCGGTTATATCCAGCGTGATTGGTCATGTCTGATCAAACTGAAAAACAGGCTATTCCAGTCACTGGCTGATCGACCAGTTTATCTCttttcttaatataattaatcATCTAAGAATTTATTTTGGAGCCAGTGTGGTAATTACATGAATTGGCACACACAAGAATTAAGATTCataactaaatacatttttcccCCACGTCTAGTGAAAGTATCACATGGTGCAGTATGTTTAAGTAGGTGCTAGGGTTGCAAATTTTACACATCAATAGGTAAACATGCCAATAATGGATAATCAATTAATAAGTAAtaagttacacacacacgcacacactatgggcaattaacCTGATAAGAGAAGATAAGATGTACCTCTATTCGCCCCACAGTGGGAAAAATTCTTTATTacagcagcaaagaaaaaatGGTGCGAATAGAAAATGGGGACAGTACAGtgtagaaatacaaaaaaaaaaaaacaatacaatacagtagtttcacttttaaataaattgcactAGATGCAACAGATTGCACAGTTTAAAATGTGGTTATTGCACAAGGTAACCGTGCTGAGCCGCCGTGCCGCCTAGTTCaagttttggttttatttaaactattctAGCAGGACAATCTCTTTAATagtcatttaatatttatttttttaattgatgttTTTAGCAGCAATCAATTAATGATTTCCAAGTAATTATGCACCACAATGgcttctagtgttaattttTGATGACATACACAAGTAATTTTTTGTCAGTGTGCATGCATTTGTCAGCATGTATAATCCAACCTTAGAGGTTTTTGCCATATACCtacttgtaaatattttaactttacaTTCTTGTGGCGAAATCTGTCATCTGTGaaaactgattgattgatggaatttttttccccccatcagCTTCAGAGAAACATCTTGGCGTCGAACCCACGTGTCACCCGATTCCACATCAACTGGGAGGGGTGCTCTGAGAGGATGGAGGACTCAGAGAATGTTGACCCGTCTCCGAATGTGATGCTGCCTCCGTCGTGCCCACCGGGGAAAGCACCTTCTCTAGGACTGATGCCTGATAACTCAATGGATTGCTTGTAGAGCCTTTGAGCCATCTTGTTAAGGAATCATCATTACCTCTACGAGCTCGTACTCCTCGTGCACCCTCGGTTTCCACCGGAGCGGAAACGCAGATGTGCCATTGGCACTGACAACAAAAAAGACACactttttgatttaatttttttgtgtgtttgtgtgagagagattcaGTATTTTGAGGagattcttcatcattaatgttgGATGTGTCAGAATGTTCAAGGTTAGCAGGATTTTTCAGATCAACTCAGTtcgcgtgtgtgtgagattgtactatactgtatatatgtttactTCTGTTTGTATTCTGgctccaaataaataaatatcttttgtTACCTGATGGTCGTACTGAGCCtggtatatttttacttttttttccagcacacAGGTGTGTTTTTCCTTgttcattcataaaaaaagcCAGTGTTTggatcacacacatacacacaacggCCTGTTGCGCCATTTTTTTGGGTCCTGTTGCTAGGTAACGAGGTGTGTTGCTGCATCTATGATGACAAATCCTCAAAGCGTTGAGGATTTGATTGTGCTTTCATCCGATTCCTCTTTGTTGTGCGTTTGTACCTTGATGAACCTTGGGTGTTTCAGGCTCAACCTTAACACACTTGTTTATTTGATcactaaataaaaactttgcatttaagtgttttaattagttacttttattCCTAAATTATagtatgcttttaaaaaatatggctatatatatatattttaacatactttttcttgttttgtgcaTGGCATAGTGGTGTAGGAGTTAGCAGTGTGGTATGAGAGGCATTCAagattattttcaaataaattaatgtgTAAAAGTGATTAAAACGTACAAAAGATGTTaagcacagtttggtgatgagactcttagctgcaggggattatataggtTAATAAAGGCACTCTCAAAACTGTTCTCTCATTCTACTCAAtctaaagtcctggtttgacttgaacagatctcatttttttttatccatataTCGTTCTGTTGTATACTGTAACATCCTGTGTTCATCATCTGATCGGTATTTGTTTTCAAAAGTCATCCGACAAAGTAAAGTCTTTGGCCTGACATGTCTTGCTTGTTTGTATCTCGCAGTACAACCTGACATCACATTTTATGTGTCTCTTTGAACAAAACAAGGTGTGATATCAGGAATGTGGCAGATTCCATTCTCCAGATAAACCACCTTGCCACCTAAGATCACGCCTCTGGGAGAGGTGTGTTACTCTTTAAGGCTGACTGAATGGGTTACTGTAACTCGCAGCTttcctttctgtctctgtctgtccatctgtgtcACATCTATGGGGCAACCCATCCGATCACAGCTTCGTAGTTGGTTGTATGGGATGCTTATTTGTTAACTCTTTTACTCTTGGACTCAAGTGACCTTGAAGTGTTATTACATGGCGCTTAAAGCTTAGTGAACAATAGACTACCAGTGATGAGGCAGATCAGACCATGTGCCATTCCTGTGCTACCCTTATGCCACCCTAATGTCACCCCTGTGCCATCCCACACCTTTGAACCCATGGCATATGCATAACCATTGTACTTAATATTTTgacctgactgtgtgtgtgtgtgtgtatgttgccCAGCACAGTGTTAATATTCTAGACGCAGGCTGTCCGAGTGCCGCAAATTCTGACCAACTTTCTAAAAATAGCCCTCCTTGACGTCACGCAGCCAATCACGGATTAGCCTCGTGGGAGGGGCTCGCGCGCGCCGTTCACTAAAAACCCTCTGTGATAGTCATCTGCCATCGGGGATTACAAAATGTCtgcctgtttttgtttgttttagttagGATATCACTCTAAATACCGCACCGTGCCAAAATACAACTCATATatcgaaataaaaaaacaacaacatttgttttaaaaaatgacggTTATTTATCCGTTGGTCTATGTGCGAACTTATAGACAGATATCAGTTGACAAATCACAGCGTCTCCTGCTCCTGACGGTCACCCGCGCAAATCAATCAGCGCCTGCACTTTGCCAAACGTCACAGAAAAACTGACCAATCACGAGCGGCCGGAGGCGGGCTTCGCGTGGAGCAGGAGTTCCCTCTAGCTGTGGGTAGAGGATTAATGTTAATGGTGGGCTCTCACTGTCGAATTATGAAAGGAAGAAAGGTGTAGCTGCGAGGGTTTAATGTAGCTGAATAAAGTTTGGACGATTTTAAGAATAACACAGGAATTCTGGAGTTGGACACAAAAAAACGTTTTATATACCTatataaggagtgtgtgtggcgGAATAAGAGGGAAAGTGGACACGGCCTGCCTCGGTTCAGAGAGGAgctgaggaggaaaaaaagaaaggacaggaaaaagaggaagaggaagactGCAAAGACGAGATTGTAATAAAGTGGCTCTGTATCGACGAAGATTGCAGCCAGTGCACGCGCTGTTTACAGCCTGTTTTGCTTTGCTAGCTAgcgttagctagctagctagctgacAAGCACAGGCTTACTAGCATAACTAACTGACTAGCATAACTAATTGATTGACTGGGTACCAGACAAACAAACTATCTGACCGACTAACTAACTGACTGTCTGACTGACTTCCCCACGCTGAATGAGTGGCTCTCTGAGGTATGGTTATAAATAGCTAGCTGAGCCAAGCTAGTGCGCGCGCCGGAAATCAGGAATCAACTCGTATGTTGAGTCGGGATCAGGAGTCTGAGGTGTGAGAAGATCCGAGCTGAGGgatttccttctttccttccgTCCTTCCTTCCTGACCCCCGGCCTGCAGTCATGGGCAACGCGCCCACCGCCAAGAACAAGGGCAGCGAGATGGAGAGCGGTGAGTACCCCTGAGAACCCCGAGAACTGCTCTAGTCACTCAATGGCTCTGTAGCACTATGCGTACTACTGTACTATATAGTGTCCTAGACGTTCCAGTAGACTCCCTAAGTACATGGCATAAGCTTCGTAGCACACGGCatactactgtactaaatagTGTGTTAGGTCCTAATACACCCCAAACGTATGAGGGGTGTGTTAGGACCTAACCTAATGTTTAAGGAAGGGGCAGAGGTGGCCCAGTGTGTTACGACTCTGAGCTCTGGTTCGAGCCCAGcttcaccaggttgccactgttgggcccttgagcaaggcccttaaccctgtcctAAATgtctgaccctgcgctctgacccctgcctactaacaagaagctggtaTATGCGAAGTATAAAGAATtgtactgtgcagtaatgtatgcgtgacgaataaaggctgaacttaacAAAATTATGGATGGGTTCTGTCCCACACTGTGTACATCAGTGTGGATCAGATTGTAATTCTGTATTAAATGCGTAGTGTGTTAGGTCCTAATGCACTTCAAACACATGCATGTACAACATAGTATCTTAGGTTGAAATGCACTCCATATACATGACCTAGGCTCTAATCCATACTGCATACTAATGTACTAAATACGTAGTGTGTTAGTAAATACTTTACTGTGCAGTACTAAATACATAGTGTGCAGTATATACTGCATACTAATGTACTAAATACCTAGTGTGTTAGGTCCCAATGCACTTTAAACACATGCATGTACAACATAGTATCTTAGGTCGAAATCCACTCCATATATATGATTTAGGCTCTGATCCATACTTTATACGAGTGTACTAAATGGTGTTAGGTCCTACTGCACTCAAAATATATAGCAATCTGAAAAACACTGCATACTACTGTGTGTTAGTAGTGTGGTAGGTCCTATTGTATTCCAAATACACTGGTTCTGATCCACATGTTGGGACCTTATACGTGCCAAATACGTGGCATGGGCTCTGGTCCACATTAGATACCACTGTCCTAATAGTATGGTATGTTGTAATGCACTCCAGTGGTATGTTGTTGGCCGTATAGCACAATGCATACTACTGTACTTGGTGTGTTTGATCCCAGTATACTCCCATTACACAACAATGGCTCTGTAACATGCTGGGTACTTAGGGTGTTAGGATGTAATGCACTCCATATCCATGGCATGGGCTTTGTAACACACTGCATACTCCTGTACTAAATAGTATGTATACACAGCTGATACTTGTAGTGCATTAGGACCTACCACGCTCTGTAAGATACTTCTGTACTAaatattgtgttgtgttgtaatGCACTCCACACACATGACATGGGCTCTGTAACACATTGTGTACACTG harbors:
- the asf1ba gene encoding histone chaperone asf1b-A → MAKVQVLNVAVLDNPSPFGNPFQFEITFECMEDLPEDLEWKIIYVGSAESEEYDQTLDSVLVGPVPAGRHMFVFQADAPNTGLIPESDAVGVTVVLITCTYRGQEFIRIGYYVNNEYTDAELRENPPLKPDYSQLQRNILASNPRVTRFHINWEGCSERMEDSENVDPSPNVMLPPSCPPGKAPSLGLMPDNSMDCL